A part of Haloarchaeobius sp. HME9146 genomic DNA contains:
- a CDS encoding TrmB family transcriptional regulator, with protein sequence MSDEEGNGERAVELLQQVGLKEYESKAFVTLTGAPEGTARSVSDQSGIPRPRVYDAMRVLESKGLVETQHTTPQKFRAVSIEEAVAILRRQYEARFTDLDDALKQIERDQRPSDQPSEEVWSLSGSEAVTSRMLRVFDNADSELVLLFGDDSLLTPDLFESLRDAVERDMDVTIGVLDDKSRKRIEQSLPGATVFASGLDWLTVQGDDKTQVGRFLLADGNVLLVSSLGPHRSPAVESAVWAEGVGNGLVVIARRLLRAGLGDKK encoded by the coding sequence ATGAGCGACGAGGAGGGGAACGGGGAACGGGCAGTCGAGTTGTTACAGCAGGTCGGCCTCAAGGAGTACGAATCGAAGGCGTTCGTCACGCTGACTGGGGCACCGGAGGGTACTGCTCGGTCTGTCAGCGACCAGAGTGGGATTCCACGGCCACGCGTGTACGACGCGATGCGGGTACTCGAGTCGAAGGGACTGGTCGAGACGCAGCACACGACCCCACAGAAGTTCAGGGCGGTCTCCATCGAAGAAGCGGTCGCTATCCTCCGACGTCAGTACGAGGCGCGCTTCACGGATCTGGACGACGCCCTCAAACAGATAGAGCGCGACCAGCGCCCGTCGGACCAGCCGTCCGAAGAAGTATGGAGCTTGTCCGGTAGCGAAGCGGTGACCAGTCGGATGCTCCGGGTGTTCGATAACGCCGATTCAGAGCTCGTCCTCCTGTTCGGTGACGACAGCCTCCTCACGCCGGACCTGTTCGAGAGCCTCCGCGACGCGGTCGAGCGAGACATGGACGTGACAATCGGTGTCCTCGACGACAAGAGCCGCAAGCGCATCGAGCAGTCTCTCCCGGGTGCGACAGTGTTCGCGTCCGGATTGGACTGGCTCACTGTGCAGGGCGACGACAAGACGCAGGTCGGCCGGTTCCTCCTCGCCGACGGGAACGTGCTGTTGGTGAGTTCGCTCGGACCGCACAGGAGTCCAGCAGTAGAGTCGGCGGTATGGGCGGAAGGCGTCGGCAACGGACTGGTCGTGATCGCCCGTCGGCTGTTACGCGCGGGGCTGGGCGACAAAAAGTGA
- a CDS encoding NAD(P)-dependent glycerol-1-phosphate dehydrogenase, translating to MFTKSTWIRLPRNVVVGHGVLDQTVEAVEELHLHGRPLIVTSPTPRKIAGEAIIEQFAERGLDAETVVVDTASFEAVERVIEAAEEIDAGFLLGVGGGKAIDIAKMAADHIGRGFVSVPTAASHDGIVSGRGSVPEGDTRHSVAADPPLAVIADTELLAEAPWELTTAGCADIISNYTAVMDWRLANRLKNVEYSEYAAALSEMTAEILVDNADLVKPGLEESAWVVTKALVSSGVAMSIAGSSRPASGAEHLFSHQLDRIAPDPALHGHQVGVGSIMTAYLHEGDRGIWTDIRDALRSIDAPTTARELGIDADTVIEALTTCHTIRDRYTILGDGMNERAAREVATKTGVI from the coding sequence ATGTTCACCAAATCCACCTGGATCCGGCTGCCACGGAACGTCGTGGTGGGCCACGGCGTCCTCGACCAGACGGTCGAGGCCGTCGAGGAGCTCCACTTGCACGGGCGACCGCTCATCGTCACGAGCCCGACGCCCCGCAAGATAGCGGGTGAGGCCATCATCGAGCAGTTCGCCGAGCGCGGGCTGGACGCCGAAACCGTCGTCGTCGACACGGCGAGTTTCGAGGCGGTCGAGCGCGTCATCGAGGCTGCTGAGGAGATAGACGCCGGATTCCTGCTCGGCGTCGGCGGCGGCAAGGCCATCGACATCGCGAAGATGGCCGCCGACCACATCGGCCGTGGCTTCGTCTCGGTTCCGACCGCGGCGAGCCACGACGGTATCGTCTCCGGGCGCGGGTCGGTCCCCGAAGGCGACACCCGGCACTCGGTCGCCGCGGACCCGCCGCTGGCGGTCATCGCGGACACCGAACTCCTCGCCGAGGCCCCCTGGGAGCTGACGACCGCGGGCTGTGCCGACATCATCTCGAACTACACCGCCGTGATGGACTGGCGACTCGCGAACCGACTGAAGAACGTGGAGTACTCCGAGTACGCGGCCGCGCTCTCGGAGATGACCGCGGAGATCCTGGTCGACAACGCCGACCTCGTCAAACCCGGCCTCGAGGAGTCCGCCTGGGTCGTCACGAAGGCGCTCGTCTCCTCCGGCGTCGCGATGTCCATCGCCGGCTCCTCGCGCCCCGCATCGGGAGCAGAACACCTGTTCTCCCACCAGCTCGACCGCATCGCGCCCGACCCGGCCCTCCACGGCCACCAGGTCGGCGTCGGCTCCATCATGACCGCGTACCTGCACGAGGGCGACCGCGGCATCTGGACGGACATCCGCGACGCGCTCCGCAGCATCGACGCGCCGACGACCGCCCGCGAACTCGGCATCGACGCCGACACGGTCATCGAGGCGCTCACCACCTGCCACACCATCCGCGACCGCTACACCATCCTGGGCGACGGGATGAACGAGCGCGCCGCCCGCGAGGTCGCCACGAAGACGGGCGTCATCTGA
- a CDS encoding TrmB family transcriptional regulator, with the protein MNETSEDRDSIPTESMNEAVTLLNKLGLTKYAARTFLTLYRLSGGTAREVSDSSSVPRTKVYDAVEELQDFGLVEVRRKNPQEFYPTSKETTRQRFQQEYERAITELFEILASFPPLDGTQKVDGVWVTTGTNAVHSRAVKLIDEATESVVFVAVDGDIAATIRRSLRAATRRGVDVTIGGVDDPLEGDFEGISVIPSTGIWAGSLIESLLMVDESAVLVTSPDEGNLSGLWGEGTRNVLVSTYLPVLKSWRSGNRSSE; encoded by the coding sequence ATGAACGAGACGAGCGAGGACCGAGACAGTATTCCGACCGAGTCGATGAACGAGGCAGTCACGCTGCTCAACAAGCTCGGGCTCACGAAGTACGCTGCACGAACCTTCCTGACCCTCTACCGGCTCAGTGGTGGGACGGCGCGAGAGGTCAGTGACTCGTCGTCGGTCCCACGGACGAAAGTGTATGACGCGGTGGAAGAGCTCCAGGACTTCGGCCTGGTCGAGGTTCGCCGGAAGAATCCCCAGGAGTTCTACCCGACGTCGAAGGAGACCACGCGACAGCGGTTCCAGCAGGAGTACGAACGAGCCATCACGGAACTCTTCGAGATCCTCGCCAGCTTCCCACCGCTCGATGGGACCCAGAAGGTAGACGGCGTCTGGGTCACCACGGGCACGAACGCGGTCCACAGCCGTGCGGTCAAGCTAATCGACGAAGCGACCGAGAGCGTCGTCTTCGTCGCTGTCGACGGCGACATCGCCGCAACGATTCGACGGTCGCTTCGAGCGGCGACTCGGCGTGGAGTGGACGTCACCATCGGTGGGGTCGACGACCCGCTGGAAGGCGATTTCGAGGGAATCTCTGTGATTCCGTCCACGGGTATCTGGGCCGGGTCGCTCATCGAGTCGCTCCTCATGGTCGACGAGTCCGCTGTACTCGTCACCTCCCCGGACGAGGGAAACCTCTCTGGACTCTGGGGCGAGGGGACGCGAAACGTCCTCGTGTCGACGTATCTGCCGGTACTCAAGTCGTGGCGGTCGGGGAACAGGTCTTCCGAGTGA
- a CDS encoding S9 family peptidase produces the protein MSYDIERYLHIRSAGSASFSPDGERLSFLMDTTGVSQVWTIDEPGGWPDQRTFYDERVTFASWSPERDELVFGMDKGGNERQQFYRLSGDGREEVNLTEHPDAKHRWGGWSHDGERFAFTSNRRDESVFDVYVQGRDERGNEATLVHEGDGWLTVSGWSPDDSRLIVSQAYSNFDQDLYVLDIDSGDMRHVTPHEGNVRFYSATWAPDGDALYVSTDEDSDTLYLARLDLDTLELETVVEGDGWNVDGIALDQDTSRFVYSRNVDGFTQITVGKFTGPTSYETYPSPDLPGGIAGGVSWGPDAERFAITATGAAVNTNVYVVKTETGETERWTYAATAGIPEETFREPELVHVESFDDLEVPGFLTLPDGYDEGEVPVIVSIHGGPESQRRPSFNPVKQYFLNRGYGYFEPNVRGSSGYGKAYSHLDDVRKRMDSVKDIEACVDWLHAHPAVDDDRLVAMGGSYGGFMVLACLTEYPDLWAAGVDVVGIANFVTFLENTGEWRRKLREAEYGSLEDDREFLESISPTNNIEAIQAPLFVIHGENDPRVPVSEAHQIVEEARGQGVPVRELIFEDEGHGLSKLENKIEAYSAVAEFLDEHV, from the coding sequence ATGTCGTACGACATCGAGCGGTATCTCCATATCCGGAGCGCCGGCAGCGCGTCTTTCTCGCCGGACGGCGAGCGACTCTCCTTCCTGATGGACACGACCGGCGTCTCGCAGGTCTGGACCATCGACGAACCCGGCGGGTGGCCGGACCAGCGGACCTTTTACGACGAGCGCGTCACCTTCGCCTCGTGGTCGCCCGAGCGCGACGAACTCGTCTTCGGGATGGACAAGGGTGGCAACGAGCGCCAGCAGTTCTACCGGCTCTCGGGTGACGGTCGCGAGGAGGTGAACCTGACCGAACACCCCGACGCGAAGCACCGCTGGGGCGGCTGGAGCCACGACGGGGAGCGCTTCGCGTTCACGTCGAACCGCCGGGACGAGAGTGTCTTCGACGTGTACGTCCAGGGTCGGGACGAGCGCGGGAACGAGGCGACGCTGGTCCACGAGGGCGACGGCTGGCTCACGGTCAGCGGCTGGAGCCCGGACGACTCGCGACTCATCGTCTCGCAGGCGTACTCGAACTTCGACCAGGACCTCTACGTCCTCGACATCGACTCGGGCGACATGCGCCACGTCACGCCCCACGAGGGGAACGTCCGGTTCTACAGCGCGACGTGGGCACCCGACGGAGACGCACTGTACGTCAGCACGGACGAGGACTCGGACACGCTGTACCTCGCCCGGCTCGACCTCGACACGCTCGAACTGGAGACCGTCGTCGAGGGTGACGGCTGGAACGTCGACGGCATCGCGCTCGACCAGGACACCAGTCGGTTCGTCTACTCGCGCAACGTCGACGGGTTCACCCAGATAACGGTCGGGAAGTTCACCGGGCCGACCAGCTACGAGACCTACCCATCCCCAGACCTCCCAGGGGGTATCGCAGGCGGGGTCTCCTGGGGACCGGACGCGGAGCGATTCGCCATCACCGCCACCGGGGCCGCGGTCAACACGAACGTCTACGTCGTCAAGACCGAAACTGGAGAAACCGAGCGCTGGACCTACGCGGCCACGGCGGGCATCCCCGAGGAGACGTTCCGCGAGCCCGAACTGGTCCACGTCGAGAGCTTCGACGACCTGGAGGTTCCCGGGTTCCTCACCCTCCCCGACGGCTACGACGAGGGCGAGGTACCGGTCATCGTCTCCATCCACGGTGGCCCCGAATCACAGCGCCGCCCGTCGTTCAACCCGGTCAAGCAGTACTTCCTGAACCGCGGCTACGGCTACTTCGAGCCGAACGTCCGCGGGTCCTCCGGGTACGGAAAGGCGTACAGCCACCTCGACGACGTGCGAAAGCGGATGGATTCTGTCAAAGATATCGAGGCCTGTGTGGACTGGCTCCACGCCCACCCGGCGGTCGACGACGACCGGCTCGTCGCCATGGGCGGCTCCTACGGCGGGTTCATGGTGCTCGCCTGTCTGACCGAGTACCCGGACCTGTGGGCTGCGGGTGTCGACGTGGTCGGCATCGCCAACTTCGTCACGTTCCTCGAGAACACCGGCGAGTGGCGGCGGAAGCTCCGTGAGGCCGAGTACGGCTCGCTGGAAGACGACCGCGAGTTCCTCGAGTCCATCTCACCCACCAACAACATCGAGGCCATCCAGGCCCCGCTGTTCGTCATCCACGGCGAGAACGACCCGCGGGTGCCGGTGAGCGAGGCCCACCAGATCGTCGAGGAAGCCCGCGGGCAGGGCGTCCCCGTCCGCGAACTCATCTTCGAGGACGAAGGCCACGGGCTCTCGAAGCTGGAGAACAAGATCGAGGCGTACTCCGCGGTCGCGGAGTTCCTCGACGAACACGTCTGA
- a CDS encoding NAD-dependent epimerase/dehydratase family protein: MDTAMVIGGTRFIGRHTVSELLEHDYEVTIFNRGNHENPFADDDRVTHVEGDRTDDGDLASAAHAVDPDVVIDCVAYKPREVRMACRVFSDADAYVYISSGDAYGREEIPKREGVTPMRECTDEQAKDDSDETYGNRKAEGDRAVFAAAEDGVNAMSVRPCIVYGPHDYSERLDFWISRVNEYDRIVIPGDGTNVWHRAYVEDVAAALRIVAEEGEAGEVYNVGDQRLVTLEEMVDLVADCLDTSVEVVHASERELSIGDLSGEDYILYRDYPHVLDTNKLASLGWESTPLEDAMQRAVDDHLDSDRDGSEHDPGRENEERVLGVLDTL; encoded by the coding sequence ATGGACACAGCGATGGTCATCGGCGGGACCCGCTTCATCGGCCGCCACACCGTCTCGGAACTCCTCGAACACGACTACGAGGTCACCATCTTCAACCGCGGCAACCACGAGAACCCCTTCGCGGACGACGACCGCGTGACCCACGTCGAGGGCGACCGCACCGACGACGGCGACCTCGCGTCGGCCGCCCATGCAGTCGACCCGGACGTCGTCATCGATTGCGTGGCATACAAGCCCCGTGAGGTGCGCATGGCCTGTCGGGTCTTCTCGGACGCCGACGCCTACGTCTACATCTCCTCGGGCGACGCCTACGGGCGAGAGGAGATTCCAAAGCGCGAGGGCGTCACCCCGATGCGCGAGTGTACTGACGAGCAGGCGAAAGACGACTCCGACGAGACGTACGGGAACCGTAAGGCCGAGGGCGACCGCGCGGTGTTCGCCGCCGCCGAGGACGGCGTCAACGCGATGTCCGTCCGTCCTTGCATCGTCTACGGCCCGCACGACTACTCCGAGCGCCTCGACTTCTGGATTTCGCGGGTGAACGAGTACGACCGAATCGTCATCCCGGGCGACGGCACGAACGTCTGGCACCGTGCCTACGTCGAGGACGTGGCCGCAGCACTGCGCATCGTCGCCGAGGAGGGCGAGGCGGGCGAGGTGTACAACGTCGGCGACCAGCGGCTCGTGACGCTGGAGGAGATGGTCGACCTCGTGGCGGACTGTCTCGATACGAGTGTGGAGGTCGTCCACGCTTCCGAGCGCGAGTTGTCCATCGGCGACCTCTCGGGCGAGGACTACATCCTGTATCGCGACTACCCGCACGTGCTCGATACGAACAAACTCGCCTCCCTCGGCTGGGAGTCGACCCCCCTCGAAGACGCGATGCAGCGTGCCGTCGACGACCACCTGGATTCCGACCGCGATGGCAGCGAGCACGACCCCGGCCGCGAGAACGAAGAGCGCGTGCTGGGCGTGCTGGACACGCTGTGA
- a CDS encoding ABC transporter ATP-binding protein encodes MWVVDASDVTVRLGGEPVLDGIDLGVEEAKISVVMGPNGVGKTVLLSCLAGSLRPDEGGASLFGHAPRDVRHRFRFMLDDGLSDPALTGRENLAFHADLHPRWTDRWRDFAETLDIADALDRPVHEYSKGMRKKLDLLITLSADVQLYLLDEPTAELDLAAVDRLHTILRELRAEGRTVVLTSHRPVDASAADDLAFLRDGGVVARASPTELLDDVPPVVRVEGGLSEVFDLLQADGQVDELRDLVRDGKLLEAGAERRGFLAEGVAPATVEQLLPAASLATATVEQPRVSDLFNYYVHFPDAAVSTETGADDRYHEDLELQFDDPADDPARKQGDEEGYEEDLDLKESVD; translated from the coding sequence ATGTGGGTCGTCGACGCCTCGGACGTGACGGTCCGCCTCGGCGGCGAACCGGTCCTCGATGGAATCGACCTCGGCGTCGAGGAAGCCAAGATATCCGTGGTCATGGGCCCGAACGGGGTCGGCAAGACCGTGCTGTTGTCCTGTCTCGCCGGGAGTCTCCGCCCCGACGAGGGTGGTGCGAGTCTGTTCGGCCACGCGCCCCGGGACGTGCGCCACCGGTTCCGGTTCATGCTGGACGACGGCCTGAGCGACCCGGCACTGACCGGTCGCGAGAACCTCGCGTTCCACGCCGACCTCCACCCGCGCTGGACCGACCGGTGGCGCGACTTCGCCGAGACGCTCGACATCGCGGACGCGCTCGACCGGCCCGTCCACGAGTACTCGAAGGGGATGCGAAAGAAGCTCGACCTGCTCATCACGCTGTCGGCCGACGTCCAGTTGTACCTGCTCGACGAGCCGACGGCCGAACTCGACCTCGCCGCCGTCGACCGGTTGCACACGATACTCCGGGAGCTACGGGCCGAGGGGCGGACCGTGGTGCTGACCAGTCACCGCCCAGTCGACGCGTCGGCCGCCGACGACCTCGCCTTCCTCCGGGACGGTGGCGTCGTCGCCCGCGCGAGCCCGACCGAACTCCTCGACGACGTGCCGCCCGTGGTCCGCGTCGAGGGTGGCCTCAGCGAGGTGTTCGACCTGCTCCAGGCCGACGGACAGGTCGACGAACTCCGGGACCTGGTCCGGGACGGCAAACTACTGGAGGCGGGCGCGGAGCGCCGTGGGTTCCTGGCCGAGGGCGTGGCCCCCGCGACCGTCGAGCAGTTGCTGCCAGCCGCGTCGCTGGCCACGGCGACGGTCGAACAGCCCCGCGTCTCGGACCTGTTCAACTACTACGTCCACTTCCCGGACGCGGCGGTGTCGACCGAGACGGGGGCGGATGACCGATACCACGAGGACCTCGAACTGCAGTTCGACGACCCCGCGGACGACCCGGCCCGCAAGCAGGGCGACGAGGAGGGGTACGAGGAGGACCTCGACCTGAAAGAGTCAGTCGACTGA
- a CDS encoding ABC transporter permease, with the protein MATETDTSRRHTDAESVPWPQQVRSFAVRSTRTIVRDRSALFWAFVWPAFWYVMTSLTFISAPADASNPAQELGYAKAGTAISIGVFGAMSVSLIVLGTRLSADRTERRYRMLRTLPVSPSADLTGRFLATFAFSIASFCTIVAISLVDGALYPVAGPLAVPVVLGCLLGVCLTSAGVSVVLAEVVRRREYVVAVGTVGLLVWFFFSGFNGGVPSLLPEQARHLLNIVPNTVGTRTITSHLIGTPLPSDPQPPGAAVALATVLGWGGLGYGLGVAVATRSIYDRGGR; encoded by the coding sequence ATGGCCACGGAGACAGACACCTCGCGCCGGCACACCGACGCTGAGTCGGTCCCGTGGCCCCAGCAGGTTCGAAGTTTCGCCGTCCGGTCGACCCGGACAATCGTCCGGGACCGGTCCGCGCTGTTCTGGGCGTTCGTCTGGCCCGCATTCTGGTACGTCATGACGAGTCTAACGTTCATCTCCGCACCCGCAGACGCGTCGAACCCGGCCCAGGAACTGGGGTACGCGAAGGCAGGGACCGCCATCTCCATCGGCGTCTTCGGCGCGATGTCGGTCTCGCTCATCGTCCTCGGGACCCGCCTCTCGGCGGACCGAACCGAGCGACGCTACCGGATGCTCCGGACGCTCCCGGTGTCGCCGTCGGCCGACCTGACCGGCCGCTTCCTCGCGACGTTCGCGTTCTCGATTGCGTCCTTCTGCACCATCGTCGCCATCAGTCTGGTCGATGGCGCGCTCTACCCGGTCGCAGGGCCGCTCGCGGTTCCGGTCGTCCTTGGCTGTCTGCTCGGCGTCTGCCTCACGAGCGCCGGCGTGAGCGTCGTCCTCGCCGAGGTCGTCCGGCGGCGCGAGTACGTCGTCGCGGTGGGCACCGTCGGACTCCTCGTCTGGTTCTTCTTCAGCGGCTTCAACGGCGGCGTGCCGTCGTTGCTCCCCGAGCAGGCCCGGCACCTGCTGAACATCGTGCCGAACACGGTCGGGACGCGGACCATCACGTCCCACCTCATCGGCACCCCACTCCCGTCCGACCCGCAACCGCCTGGCGCGGCGGTGGCCCTCGCGACCGTGCTGGGCTGGGGCGGACTCGGCTACGGGCTCGGCGTGGCTGTCGCCACCCGGTCCATCTACGACAGGGGTGGTCGCTGA